The segment GCCGACTGCGGGATGGGCGAAAAATTGCGCAGCGCCGGCGCACACCCTGGTCGCTCGACATCCGCTGGCGCTACCAACAAGGCGCCGCGCACGCGACCGAGCAGACCGGCTGCGGCCTGTTCGGCCCAATGCGCCACCGTGATGCAGCCCAGGCTATGGGCAATGAGGATAACCGGGTCGGGCTCGGCAGCAATGGCAGTATCCAGCGCCTTTACCCAGTCCTGGCAGAGCGGTGTCAGCCAATCGCGCTGCTCCACGCGTGCGCTGTTGGGCAGGGTGCGCTGCCAGTGGCTTTGCCAATGATTGTCCGGCGATCCCTGCCAGCCTGGGATGATCAGGTAGCGAACTGATTCGTTACGCATGAAGTGGGTCTCCAGTAGCTTGCGTGCTTGGAAACCCAGTATAAAGCGGCCTATATATACTTAAAGGAATAAAAAGAAATTTGTTTATAACCTTTAAGCAGCTAACCGGCGGATGTTTCCTGGCGACACCGCTTTATCCGCCCCAAACCCATCGCCTTAAATGGCTGGCAGTTTCTGCCAGACCTTCGGTCGGAAGAACAACGTCTCGCCCCGGGCCAGCCCTGTCAGGCTGTCGTGGTCCTTGACCACCTCGGCTTCGATCAGCTCACTTTGGCCCTCGACTTTCAAAGTCACCCGCGTGGTGGCCCCCAGCGGGCGAATGTCCCGGACTTCGGCGGCATGGTGGCCCTCGGTTTCGTGACGTGACAACGATACTTCGTGGGGACGGAACAGCACATGCTGACCTTCGCTCAAGGCCAGGCGGTTGGAATCACCCAGGAAGTGGTAGACGAAATCGTTGGCGGGTTGTTCGTACACTTCGCCCGGCGAGCCAATCTGCTCGATCACGCCCTTGTTCATGACCACGATACGGTCAGCCACTTCCATGGCCTCTTCCTGGTCATGGGTCACGAATACCGAGGTCAGGTTGATATCTTCGTGCAAGCGGGCCAGCCAGCGGCGCAGCTCTTTGCGCACCTTGGCGTCCAGCGCACCGAAGGGCTCGTCCAGCAGCAACACCTTGGGCTCTACTGCCAGGGCGCGGGCCAGGGCGATACGCTGGCGCTGACCGCCGGACAACTGCTCCGGATAACGATCGGACAGCCAATCGAGCTGCACCATGTTCAGCAGCTCGTGCACTTTCTGGGCAATGCTGCTTTCGCTCGGGCGTTCACCCTTGGGCTTCATGCGCAAGCCGAAGGCGACGTTGTCGAATACGGTCATGTGCCTGAACAGCGCATAGTGCTGAAACACGAACCCGACGTTGCGATCGCGTACATCGTGCCCGGAGACGTCCTCGCCATGAAAAACGATGTTGCCCTGATCCGGCGTCTCCAGGCCGGCGATGATCCGCAGCAGTGTGGTCTTGCCGCAGCCCGACGGGCCCAGCAGCGCCACCAGCTCACCACTGTTGATGTCCAGGTTGATACCATCGAGCGCCTGGAAACTGTTGAAACGCTTGCTGACGTTACGAACTTCGATCGACATGAATCATTCCTCCGCAGCGCTATGGCGCAGACGGTTAATACGGTTCTCGCTCCACTGCTTGAGCAGCAGGATGAAGAGCGCCAGGATCAGCAACAGGCTGGCCACGCTGAAGGCCGCCACGTGGTTGTACTCGTTGTAGAGAATTTCCACATGCAGCGGCAAGGTATTGGTCACACCGCGAATATGCCCGGAAACGACCGACACTGCGCCAAACTCCCCCATCGCCCGTGCCGTGCACAACACCACGCCATAGATCAGGCCCCACTTGATGTTGGGCAGCGTCACATGCCAGAACATCTGCCAGCCATTGGCACCAAGCAGTCGGGCGGCTTCTTCTTCCTGGGTGCCTTGCTCCTGCATCAGCGGAATCAGCTCGCGGGCCACGAACGGCACCGTCACGAAGATGGTGGCCAGGACGATGCCCGGCAGGGCGAAGACGATCTGGATGTCGTGATCCTGCAGCCACGGCCCGAACAGGCCCTGGGCGCCGAACATGAGCACGTAGACCAGGCCGGCGATCACGGGCGACACTGAAAACGGCAGGTCGATCAGGGTGACCAGAATACTTTTGCCGCGGAAGTTGTACTTGCTCACGCACCATGCCGCGCTGACGCCGAACACCAGGTTCAGCGGCACCGAAATGGCAACGGCAAGCAGGGTGA is part of the Pseudomonas parafulva genome and harbors:
- a CDS encoding alpha/beta hydrolase; translation: MRNESVRYLIIPGWQGSPDNHWQSHWQRTLPNSARVEQRDWLTPLCQDWVKALDTAIAAEPDPVILIAHSLGCITVAHWAEQAAAGLLGRVRGALLVAPADVERPGCAPALRNFSPIPQSALPFPSQVVSSDNDPAVSVPRALHMAQQWGAEAGLLTGAGHINVKSGHECWEQGFAYLYRLQGRIEQRALRRA
- the cysW gene encoding sulfate ABC transporter permease subunit CysW, which encodes MSSSSLNATAAANAARRGSATSRRLLIGLGWLVFALFLLLPLVIVVSQALKNGFGTFFEAIFEPDALSALKLTLLAVAISVPLNLVFGVSAAWCVSKYNFRGKSILVTLIDLPFSVSPVIAGLVYVLMFGAQGLFGPWLQDHDIQIVFALPGIVLATIFVTVPFVARELIPLMQEQGTQEEEAARLLGANGWQMFWHVTLPNIKWGLIYGVVLCTARAMGEFGAVSVVSGHIRGVTNTLPLHVEILYNEYNHVAAFSVASLLLILALFILLLKQWSENRINRLRHSAAEE
- a CDS encoding sulfate/molybdate ABC transporter ATP-binding protein; its protein translation is MSIEVRNVSKRFNSFQALDGINLDINSGELVALLGPSGCGKTTLLRIIAGLETPDQGNIVFHGEDVSGHDVRDRNVGFVFQHYALFRHMTVFDNVAFGLRMKPKGERPSESSIAQKVHELLNMVQLDWLSDRYPEQLSGGQRQRIALARALAVEPKVLLLDEPFGALDAKVRKELRRWLARLHEDINLTSVFVTHDQEEAMEVADRIVVMNKGVIEQIGSPGEVYEQPANDFVYHFLGDSNRLALSEGQHVLFRPHEVSLSRHETEGHHAAEVRDIRPLGATTRVTLKVEGQSELIEAEVVKDHDSLTGLARGETLFFRPKVWQKLPAI